In one Pseudomonas tensinigenes genomic region, the following are encoded:
- a CDS encoding LexA family transcriptional regulator gives MAILIDGPNADFASRLIGKRGEKGLTQQDLGALVGIDKRTISQYENGHSFPRAETIRRLAASLEVDATWLATGNTVDDHKFFAERRRHVRDQGLKVDVSLVFIEDWKTLSSGSVGMPIFNAEGKYGPKSADIHAFVPVIKTFFDQHRATVFPGALPYLTQYPGGSVLIFDAALTAVEDIDSGSDVIYRYRGEENAPGLRRLAKEPGQSEAVLMPLDPAMPQGPIALDPLDIEILGTVISHIIRRSPDIPAR, from the coding sequence GTGGCGATATTGATTGATGGACCGAATGCGGACTTTGCCAGTCGTCTGATCGGTAAGCGTGGAGAAAAAGGCCTTACTCAACAGGATTTGGGCGCATTGGTTGGTATAGATAAGCGAACCATTTCACAATATGAAAACGGCCATAGCTTCCCACGGGCAGAGACCATCCGGCGCCTTGCAGCGAGCCTGGAAGTAGATGCAACTTGGCTCGCAACGGGAAACACGGTAGATGACCACAAGTTTTTTGCTGAGCGACGGCGTCATGTTCGCGATCAAGGTTTGAAGGTTGACGTATCGCTAGTGTTCATTGAGGACTGGAAAACACTTTCGTCGGGATCGGTTGGAATGCCAATCTTCAATGCAGAGGGTAAGTACGGACCGAAAAGTGCAGACATTCATGCCTTCGTTCCTGTGATCAAGACTTTTTTTGATCAGCACAGGGCAACCGTTTTTCCCGGCGCGTTGCCATACCTCACCCAGTACCCTGGCGGATCTGTGTTGATTTTCGACGCAGCACTCACGGCGGTCGAAGATATTGATAGTGGAAGTGATGTGATCTACCGGTATCGTGGCGAGGAAAATGCGCCTGGGCTGCGGCGTTTAGCCAAGGAGCCCGGTCAGAGTGAGGCTGTCTTGATGCCTCTTGACCCTGCGATGCCCCAAGGCCCAATTGCTCTGGATCCGCTGGACATCGAGATTCTGGGCACTGTAATCAGTCATATCATTCGTCGATCTCCTGATATCCCTGCGCGTTGA